A genomic segment from Armatimonadota bacterium encodes:
- a CDS encoding HEPN domain-containing protein, with protein MEPIVRQRVRTFWDKGEERLKAARLLYQQGFYEEAVSVAYYATLWAARALLLTEGAEPRTHEGVRTMLGLYFIRTGRLPQEVGRLFTRRLDDRMSADYSDAGFLSSEDAEEAIAQAERFLEALRPLVENYLQEGDSGTISP; from the coding sequence GTGGAGCCTATCGTTCGGCAGCGCGTTCGAACCTTCTGGGATAAAGGGGAAGAGCGGTTAAAGGCGGCGCGTCTGCTGTACCAGCAGGGGTTCTACGAGGAAGCCGTGTCGGTAGCGTACTACGCCACGCTTTGGGCAGCGCGTGCCCTGCTGCTTACCGAGGGAGCAGAACCCCGTACCCATGAAGGCGTGCGTACCATGCTGGGGCTTTACTTTATCCGAACAGGGAGGCTCCCGCAAGAGGTAGGTCGGCTGTTTACCCGCAGGCTGGACGACCGCATGAGTGCAGACTACTCGGACGCGGGCTTTTTGAGCAGTGAAGACGCCGAAGAAGCGATTGCGCAAGCCGAGCGGTTTCTGGAGGCTCTTCGTCCTCTGGTAGAAAACTACCTGCAGGAAGGCGACTCAGGAACCATCTCACCCTAA
- a CDS encoding ABC transporter permease, with the protein MWRRIRLWWRKSKAVFSIYFQDSLAYRAQAVIWILTDVVPALVMPLVWLSAYNGRSAIGGYTPGEMVLYYLCMVTFTNFVVAHLMWDVAMEIKEGQFSVYLVRPFSYFQTTLIRNLAWRVFRLLVFVPMLALAVWIYAPHLTHARFEWGPTFWLSLVMGHLVSFMLSYALGLLALFFQEVFSVYNIYYIPMLFLSGQLVPIGVFPEWLQALSRYMPFQYTVALPTEVFMGRVPDTVAWQGIGMQVAWTVSLYLLAKLFWRKGLLYYTGVGM; encoded by the coding sequence ATGTGGCGTCGTATCAGGCTGTGGTGGCGCAAAAGCAAGGCGGTTTTCAGCATCTATTTTCAGGACTCGCTGGCATATCGCGCGCAGGCGGTGATATGGATTCTGACCGATGTGGTGCCTGCGCTGGTGATGCCGCTGGTATGGCTGTCCGCGTATAACGGGCGGTCTGCTATCGGCGGCTACACACCGGGCGAGATGGTGCTGTATTACCTGTGCATGGTCACGTTCACCAACTTCGTCGTGGCGCACCTGATGTGGGATGTGGCGATGGAGATTAAGGAGGGGCAGTTCTCGGTGTATCTGGTGCGCCCGTTCAGCTACTTCCAGACCACCCTCATCCGCAATCTGGCGTGGCGTGTGTTTCGCCTCCTTGTCTTTGTGCCGATGCTTGCGCTGGCTGTGTGGATATACGCTCCGCATCTCACACACGCACGGTTTGAGTGGGGACCGACCTTCTGGTTGTCTTTGGTGATGGGGCATCTCGTGTCGTTCATGTTATCGTATGCTCTGGGCTTGCTGGCTCTGTTCTTTCAGGAAGTGTTCAGCGTGTATAACATCTACTACATTCCGATGTTGTTCCTGTCGGGGCAGTTAGTGCCCATTGGCGTCTTCCCGGAGTGGCTGCAAGCTTTAAGCCGTTACATGCCCTTCCAGTACACCGTCGCCCTGCCCACGGAGGTCTTCATGGGGCGCGTACCGGATACGGTGGCATGGCAGGGGATTGGCATGCAGGTGGCATGGACGGTGTCGCTGTATCTGCTGGCGAAGCTGTTCTGGCGGAAGGGATTGTTATACTATACAGGGGTGGGGATGTAG
- the proS gene encoding proline--tRNA ligase, producing MHTSQFSFATLREAPADAFYVHERLLRRAGFVRKVEAGTYVLLPPAARAFRKMRQLLERECEDAGFHPLVVPLVEPDQAVLESARPQVRSWRALPLRWYVWNQIHREDVEPRGGLLETREFFRLQLWGFDDDAPSAMGNTIRIKDTLTRICRRMGLAVLAGECDGWSILVVAEGGEDVLLQCSSCGASAAPEWCPLPASEEAAMSYDAVPPAEIVSTPDLRTVEEVARFLHVPPSRLVKTLLLEVGGKAMAVLVRGDHELSLPKVRRALSAGEVRMMSAERVEAVSRAPVGFAGPVGLESVPLMADWAVRQMQDFVVGANLADAHRVHVCWGRDFEEPVWADLRMASPGDRCAHCGGELVLQQGILVGRVRMWHGEHGLVYDDAQGMQRPVQVTVGETNLMRTLAALVEASHDSDGIVWHPCVAPFEALVLLLNPSEEAHRQVAEKVYQSLQERGIDVLLDDRDERAGAKFKDADLIGIPVQVVVGRSASEGRVEVRQRRDRQPHPVAVEDVPIVVEELLYREKEITA from the coding sequence ATGCATACTTCGCAGTTCTCCTTTGCCACTCTACGGGAAGCGCCTGCAGATGCGTTCTATGTGCATGAGCGTCTGCTGCGTCGCGCGGGGTTTGTGCGCAAGGTGGAAGCGGGAACATACGTTTTGCTGCCGCCAGCGGCACGAGCGTTCCGCAAGATGAGGCAATTGCTGGAAAGGGAATGTGAAGATGCAGGTTTTCATCCGCTCGTCGTACCGCTGGTAGAGCCGGATCAGGCGGTGCTCGAGTCCGCTCGCCCTCAGGTGCGTTCGTGGCGCGCTCTGCCGTTGAGATGGTACGTGTGGAACCAGATTCACCGTGAAGATGTGGAGCCGCGCGGAGGTCTGCTGGAAACGCGGGAGTTCTTCCGCCTGCAGTTATGGGGTTTCGATGACGATGCACCGTCGGCGATGGGGAACACGATACGGATCAAAGATACGCTTACTCGCATCTGTCGGCGGATGGGGTTGGCGGTATTAGCCGGGGAGTGCGACGGCTGGAGCATACTGGTGGTAGCAGAAGGCGGCGAGGATGTGCTCCTGCAGTGTTCTTCGTGTGGAGCCTCTGCTGCGCCAGAGTGGTGCCCTCTGCCTGCTTCGGAGGAGGCAGCGATGTCATACGATGCCGTACCACCTGCCGAAATCGTGAGCACGCCCGACCTGCGCACGGTGGAGGAGGTAGCGCGTTTTCTCCATGTGCCCCCTTCCAGGCTGGTGAAAACGCTGTTGCTGGAAGTGGGCGGGAAAGCGATGGCTGTGCTGGTGCGCGGTGACCACGAGCTGAGTTTGCCCAAAGTGCGGCGTGCGTTGAGTGCAGGCGAAGTGCGCATGATGTCGGCAGAGCGGGTGGAGGCAGTGAGCCGTGCGCCCGTAGGCTTCGCGGGTCCGGTAGGGCTGGAGAGTGTGCCTTTGATGGCAGACTGGGCGGTGCGCCAGATGCAGGATTTCGTGGTGGGGGCGAATCTGGCGGATGCACACCGCGTACATGTTTGCTGGGGGCGCGATTTCGAGGAGCCAGTATGGGCAGACCTGCGCATGGCATCTCCGGGCGATCGTTGCGCCCACTGCGGTGGCGAGCTGGTTTTGCAGCAAGGTATCCTGGTGGGCAGGGTGCGGATGTGGCACGGCGAGCATGGATTGGTGTATGATGATGCTCAGGGGATGCAGCGACCAGTGCAGGTAACGGTGGGGGAAACGAACCTGATGCGTACACTGGCGGCGCTAGTAGAGGCAAGTCACGACAGCGATGGTATCGTATGGCATCCGTGCGTTGCTCCCTTTGAGGCGCTGGTTCTGCTGTTGAACCCTTCGGAAGAGGCGCACCGACAGGTCGCGGAGAAGGTATACCAGTCTCTGCAGGAGCGCGGCATCGATGTGCTCCTGGATGACCGCGACGAGCGGGCAGGTGCGAAGTTCAAAGACGCTGACCTGATCGGCATCCCCGTTCAGGTGGTGGTGGGGCGGTCGGCGTCTGAAGGACGTGTGGAAGTGCGCCAGCGCCGCGACAGGCAACCTCATCCGGTCGCTGTAGAGGATGTGCCGATTGTGGTGGAAGAGCTGTTATACCGTGAGAAGGAGATAACCGCTTGA
- a CDS encoding tagatose-6-phosphate kinase: MSRELAVLTVTLNAAVDKTYRVEGFCLDRVFRVEAGRVVAGGKGINVARVLHTLGVPVVATGFLGGHNGAFILDSLKQEGIPGDFVWTQGESRVCLAVIDPVGGTQTELNEIGPDIHPEEVSALEAKLAQLLPRFAYVTLSGSAPPGVPPDFHARVIRLGREAGIKVVLDSSGELLRHGVEAVPWMVKPNRAELSALFGREPADVDEAVEMAHRLLAKGIEAVVVTLGKQGAVWVSVEGEWFAQPPEVEFVSAVGSGDSMLAAMLYAIIQGMSPPDVLRWGVAAGAANAAVFGAGFCTREQIESLVPRVAVRERKAFSSLLPKPQHV; this comes from the coding sequence ATGAGCAGAGAGCTGGCGGTATTGACGGTGACCCTCAACGCGGCGGTAGACAAGACCTATCGCGTGGAGGGTTTTTGTCTGGACAGGGTGTTCCGCGTGGAAGCGGGCAGGGTGGTTGCCGGTGGGAAGGGCATTAATGTGGCGCGCGTGCTGCACACGTTAGGCGTGCCGGTAGTGGCGACCGGCTTCCTGGGTGGTCACAACGGCGCGTTTATTCTGGACAGCCTGAAGCAGGAGGGCATCCCCGGCGATTTCGTGTGGACGCAGGGGGAGAGCCGTGTCTGTCTGGCGGTGATTGACCCTGTCGGTGGTACGCAAACCGAGCTGAACGAAATCGGACCCGACATCCATCCTGAAGAGGTATCTGCGCTGGAGGCGAAGCTGGCGCAGTTGCTGCCCCGATTTGCTTACGTGACCCTCTCCGGCAGCGCGCCGCCCGGAGTTCCTCCTGACTTTCACGCGCGCGTGATCCGTTTGGGGCGTGAGGCAGGAATCAAAGTGGTGCTGGACAGCAGTGGCGAGCTTTTAAGGCACGGGGTGGAGGCGGTTCCCTGGATGGTAAAGCCCAACCGCGCAGAGTTATCTGCTCTCTTTGGGCGCGAACCGGCAGACGTAGATGAAGCGGTGGAGATGGCGCATCGGTTGCTCGCGAAAGGAATAGAGGCAGTGGTGGTCACGCTGGGCAAGCAGGGGGCGGTGTGGGTCAGCGTGGAAGGCGAGTGGTTTGCACAGCCGCCGGAGGTGGAGTTCGTGAGCGCGGTCGGCTCTGGCGACTCGATGCTGGCGGCGATGTTGTACGCCATCATACAGGGCATGTCTCCCCCCGACGTGCTTCGCTGGGGAGTAGCGGCTGGCGCGGCGAACGCAGCGGTATTCGGCGCGGGCTTCTGCACGCGAGAGCAGATAGAATCGCTTGTGCCGAGGGTGGCGGTTCGGGAGAGGAAGGCTTTCTCCTCCCTCTTGCCGAAACCGCAGCATGTATGA